AGTGAAGATTGAAGATTGTAATCCATATTCAGATGCATTGGCTATATCAACAGCTTCATCAATATTTTTTACTCTAATTATAGGAAGTACTGGCCCAAAAGGTTCTTCCCATGCGATTCTCATATCAGTTGTGACATTATCAAATACAGTTGGATATAATAGATTTCCTTCTCTCTTGTTACCTATTTTTAATGTTGCACCTTTATCTATAGCATCATCAATTAACCCTTGAACAAAATCAGCCGCCTTATTGTTGATGAGTGGTGTTATTGTTACATCATCAAAAGGATTTCCTACTTTTAATTTTGATACATATTCAGTTATAAGATCTACTAGTCGATCTGCAATGCTTTCTAATACAAGAACTCTTTTTAATGCTGTACATCTTTGCCCTGAGTAACTGAAAGCTCCTTTTACTATATTATTAGCCGCATGTTCTAGATCAGCATCCTTTAATACTATTGCTGCATCCTTTCCTCCTAATTCCATGATACTTGGTACCATAGATGTCACTTCTGATATATGTCTACCAACTTCACTGCTGCCAGTAAAGTTTATTAAATCAATCTCCTTGTGTTTTATTATATAATCTCCTATTTCAGAGCCTTTACCTGTTATTGTGTTAAGTACACCATTAGGCAACCCAGCTGCTTGAAATACCTTTGCTAGATATAATGCACTAATAGAACCTTGAGTGGGAGGTTTGAAAACTACGCTATTCCCCGCCATTAATGCTGGTGCTATCTTTGATGCTGAAAGGTTGACTGGATAATTAAAAGGTGATATTGCTAGGACTACTCCTACTGATTCTCTTGTAACAAAAGCCAATTTGTCTTTTGAAAATCCATGAAAACCATCACCTTGAAGAGTTTCTCCTTGTATTCTTTTACCTTCATCAGCTGTAAATCTTATAAAATCAACAGTCCTAATAACTTCAGATCTTGCACTCTTTATATCCTTCGCTATTTCTTTAGTTAATATATTTGCTATTTCTTCTGAATTTTCTTCTAGTATTGCTGCTGATTTATGAATGATATCAGCTCTCTCACTAACTGGTTTATCTGCCCATACACCAAAAGAACTCTGAGCCTTTGAAACTACTTTATCTACTTCTTCTCCTGTCATAGCTTGAATTTTTCCAACTTCTTCTTCATTAATAGGAGAATTAATGGTTATAAAATTATTGGAAGCAGAACTGACCCATTGTCCATCATAAAGATTTTTATAGATATTGTTATCTTTTATGTCTTCAAACATTATTACCACCTCACAACTTTCATTATTTGCTTGGTAGTATTATTTTCTTTTATAATGTGTAATATGCACTTTAATAAGAAGAATTGTAAATATTATTTTCTTGTGAATCATAAACAAAAAGCTTATCCTGTTATAGAATAAGCTTTTTTTGAAGTATTAATAATTTTTATGTTTATTATAACTATGTAGTATATGTCTTATCTAGCTAACCATCCACCATCAACAGCTAATGTATAACCATTTACATAACTTCCTGCTTCTGAAGCCAAGAATACAACTGGACCAGCTAAATCAGAAGGTAATCCCCATCTATTTGCAGGTATTCTATCAAGTATTGCTTTACTTCTAACTGGGTCTGCTTTTAAAGCAGCAGTATTATTAGTATCCATGTAACCTGGTGCGATTGCATTAATATTAATATTCTCTTTTGCCCATTCATTAGCTAATAATCTAGTAATACCCATTACACCGCTTTTACTTGCTGTATAAGAAGGAACTCTGATACCTCCTTGGAATGAAAGCATTGATGCAATATTAATGATTTTTCCGCCTGATTTTTGTTTCATGAATTGTTTTGCTACTGCTTGACTGAAGAAAAATACTGTTTTCACGTTAATGTTCATAACGTCATCCCAATCTTTTTCTGTAAAGTTAATAGAATCTTCTCTACGAATGATACCTGCATTATTTATAAGAATATCTACTCTACCAAATTTTTCTACAGTCTGATCTACGATACCTTGAATAGGCTCTGTTGTAAGTAAGTTAGCTTTTATTCCTAAATATTTTCTACCTAACGCTTCTACTTTTTCTTGTGTTTCAGGTGCGTCAACATAATCAACACCAACAATGTCTGCTCCTGCTTCTGCAAGTCCTAATGTCATTCCTTGACCAAGACCAGTACTACAACCTGTAACTATAGCCACTTTTCCTTCTAATGTAAATTTATTTGCCATTTTATTTACCTCCTAATATTGTGTTTTCTAGGAATATCTATTCTACCAATTATTTTAAGTCAGTAATCTTTAAGTGATCCATATCATCAAAAGCTTTATTTTCTCCAACCATACCCCAAATGAAAGTATAGGCACTTGTTCCACAACCTGAATGGATTGACCAGCTTGGTGAAATAACAGCTTGTTCATTCTTCATAACGATATGTCTTGTTTCAGTTGGTTCTCCCATGTAATGGAATACTACTGAATCTTCTGGAATGTCAAAGTATACATATACTTCCATTCTTCTTTCATGAGTATGTGCTGGCATTGTATTCCATACGTTTCCTGGAGCCATCTTAGTAAGACCCATTGATAATTGACAGCTTTCCATTACTTCTGGATGAATGTATTGATATATAGTTCTCTTGTTACAAGATTCGTCTGAACCTAAGTTAACTTGTTTTGCATTAGTAATGTCGATATGTACATTTTTGTATGTTTTGTGAGCTGGTGCACTTAAGCTATAGAATTTAGCAGGATTTTTTGGGTCATCGCTAGTAAATAAAACTTCTTTAGCTCCCATACCTACATATAGTCCGTCACGCTCATTTAATTTGTATACTTCTCCGTCAACAGTGATTTGACCTTTTCCACCTATATTTATAACTCCTAATTCTCTTCTTTCTAAGAAAGAATTAGTTCCTAAGTTCTTCCATACGTCCAAGTTTTCATCTAAAGTGATAGCCTTATCCCCTGGGCAGATACCCATAGTTATAATTCTATCTATGTGACTATAAACACGTTTAATTTTTCCTGTAACGAATAATTCTTCAATTAAGAATTCTTCTCTAAGTCTATCTGTAGTATAATGCTTAGCATCTCTTGAATTTGATGGTTGTCTTATTTCCATTATATTTTCATCCTTTCTATATTAGTTTCACTATATGAAACTCATTTTCACTATATATACATTTTATCATTGACACCAAGTAATGTCAACTATATTTCATTTAATAATACCATGTTTCATTATATGAAACTATCAAAGGGTAATTTTAAAAGAAGCTCCTGCTTCTTAATCATAATAAAAATATCTATAATTTAAAATTAATGCAAAAATAATGCAAACAAATACTCTTAATTAAATCTATTTAGCTCTATACCCCATACGTTTAGAAATTTTTTCAGCAGTATTTTTAACTACACGAATTATTTCAGCATCTTTATTTTCTAGGAACTCTTTATTTGTTCCTGCAGTACTTACCGCTGCAATTATTTCTCCTCTATAGTCATATATAGGTGAAGCAATACAATAAATCCCTACTTCATGCTCTTCATTATCTATAGCAAAGCCTTCTACCCTAGCTTGTTCTATCTCTTTAATGACTTTTTCAGGGTCTAATAATGTAGTAGGAGTAAAACTAGTAAATTCAGTATCCTCTAATAATTTCAATATTTTTTCATTACTCCATTGTAACAGTAATGCTTTACCTACTGATGAACAATAGATAGGTATTCTTTTACCAATTTGTGAGTACATTCTTATAGAGTGTATTGGTTCAATTTTTTCAATGAAAACTGCATCTCCATCTAGATATGTTGCTAGTTGAACAGGTTGGTTAAGTTTATAAGACATTTCTCTAAGATATGGAAGAGCTTCAGTTTTAAGTTCAATATTATTTAATCTTATACTGCTAAGCTCTACCATCTTAAGACCAATTATATATCTATTGGTTTGTTCATTTTTCTCAATAAAACCTTTGTTTAAAAGTGTCATAAGTAATCTGTGGATTGTACTTTTATTAAGTTCAATCTTATTTTCTATCTCTTTTGCTGTCAAGCCATTAACTTCTTGAGATAATATCTCCAATATAGTTAGTGCTCTATCTACTGTTTGCAATGTACTTTTTTGCATAATATCCTCCTACATTAACTCTAATATAGTTATGTTTCCTTGTATTATAGCAAATTTAGATATTAGTGTAAATAGTTATAGTATGCAAAGCAAGTATAGACAAATCTTAAAGCCCTTTGTTATAAACCAAGTTTATTATCTCTCTTAATATTGGCCAAGCTCCATTTCCTGTATTAGAAATTACAGTATAAGTTATTTCTTTTTCTCTAATAATTGCCGATTTGAAAGATATTCCTGCATCACATCCTACAATGTATTCTTCTACAGGCTTTCCTTTTTCTTCATAAACCCAAATTCCATGACCGTAATATGTATCTTTACCTTCTGATTCAGCTTTAACATAAGGTTTAATATATGAATCAACTAAATCCTTTGATAGAATCTTATTGCTTAATAATGCTTCCCATAGTATATATAAATCACCAATAGTAGTAAATGCACCACCATCACCACCACCAACTATAGGTAGATTATATATATTTGTACGCCAACCCATATCATCTTTAACATAACCAATTGCTGTATTTTCAGGTAATCTGTTCATTGCATAGAATCCTGAGTTAGTCATCCCAACAGCTGTAAATATTTCCTGTTCAACAAAATCTTTATATGTCATTTTTGATACTTCAGATACTATTGCTGCTAGTAATACAAAACCACCATTACAGTAAGCAAATGATTTTCCTGGTAAAAATTTCATCTCTTCTTTAGGAAAAATAGGAAAATAATCTTTTGGCTCTTTTAAATGATACCAAGGTATATCCACATAAAAATTATCGAAATCATCAATTTTGTCTTCATCATAATAATCTGGCATACCGGATGTATGGGTTAATAATTGTCTAATAGTAATATCTTTTGAATAAAGCTCAAAATTATAATCAATTATGTCACAAACCTTTGTTTCCATAGATATCTTACCTTGATCTATTAATTTTCCTATAGCTAATGCTGTGAATAATTTTGTACCTGATGCAATTCCAAACTTTGTTTCTATATTGTTTTTTATTCTGTTACCACGATCTGCATATCCACTTGCTTTTTCATAGATAATTTTACCTTGCTTTTTAATTGAAACCACACCTGAAAAATCATCCTTTTCTATTAATTCGTCTAGATCCTTTAATATTGTTGTATTCTCCATAATAACTAAATCCCTTCTTATCCCTATAATTACTTTTCTAGTATTACATTTCTCTTTTCAATATTATCTCAAAATACTTGCTAAATCCTGCAGCAGCTAGTGATGGGGCAAATATCTGTACAAGCTCCCACCCATCCCTGGCTTCTCTTCTAATTATTTCTCTGTAATCTTCTTTTGGGTTATTGTTCCACTTAGAGATGTCAATTCTTATAAATTTATAATCATACATTATTATCATCCCTTCCATTTTATCTTCCAAAAGTTAACGTTTGCTAGTCTAAATATCCTTATTGAACTACTTATTATAATGCTTTGTGATTATATTCATTAGTTCATCCTTAGTATTATTAAAATCATAAGATGAATTATCAATAATCCATTTATCCATTTCTAGTAAATAAAATATTTCCAGCTCTAATTTTTTTCTTGCTCTTAATACTTCTATAGTTCCTTCTATGCCATTCATCTCATTTTCTTTGCCAAATCCTCTTTTTGTGTAATAATCAATGAATCCTTTTAACCATGATTCAGGTCTTTCATTCAATACTTTTTTGAATGACTTCTCAATATACATTTGATTAACATATAACAAAATAGGATTCAATGGTTCAATGATTTTAGTCAATCTTTTAATATAATTTATTGTTTTTTCCTTAGGACTATTATCTCGTAACATGCTGACTGTTATTGGATTTTGCATAAAACAGCATTCAAAAATATAAGTAAACTTATCATGTATAACACTATGTACAAAATGTTCCCATTTCTTTAAAATCAAATCTATATGTCTATCTAGTGATAATTCATATATATCATATTTTGTTATATCATTAATTAATTCACTTGGATATGATGTGTCATTCAATAATTTAGCATATGGTAAAAAATAATCATTTCCTTTTTGTATTAGATCCTTTTGAATCAATTGAGAATATTTATTGTACTTAGCAACTAGTTCATTATACTCTTTGTGATTAAAACAAGCTACTCCGTCATAATCAGCAGGATGATCTAAGTTTCCTTCTTTATAAAGTTTTCGCTCTATACCAATTTCATTAAGAATCTCATCAGTTATCTCTGCTATAGTTGATTTACCCGAACTTGGCAATCCTTCAACTAAAATTAATTTTGTCCTCATTACCTATCACCCTTCTAATATCTCCTAATCTAACACCTATCTGAATCAGTTTAATATAAAAAATTCTTTCTTCTATACTTTCTATTCATTATTTAATAAATGATATCCATGCTGTGTTTTAAGTAACTTAAGAATTTCTGGAACTTCATTTTGTGTAAGAGGGGGTAAACATATCAACTCTCTACCACACCTAAAATATTTTTTACCATCAGGATATTCATATATATATCCTAATGGTTTATCTTTACATCTCCCACATTTATAACAACCAGTATACTTAAAATTAAATTCTTCAATAGTATTTTTTATAGCTTCATGAAAAAATTCAGAATAATTGTCAGTTGCAAAATATTTCAGCTTTAATTTAGGCTGACCATCCGTATATGAGAATTTTAAAAGATGTATTTTTGTCTTATTATTAGTAAATACATAGTTAATATCTTTAGTTCTTGCTCTTTTGGGTTTATAACCTAGTTCATATGCAAAGTCTGCTATTTCTGAATAGATCTCCTTATCATCATCATTCAAACCATTAAAAAAATCATTTAATGTGTTATTCATAATTGTAAACCCCTTTCATTTTTCAACTATAATTACCTCCATGGTCGCTCTCTACCTAACCATCCTTGTTCTCTCCAATATTCAACATCTGGCGGATTAGAACCTATGTACTTTTGCATCATTTTACTAACGAAAAACCATTTACGTACTCTGAAGCAAGGCTTAACTTTACCATTATTTTTTTGAATTTTTTTAGCTACCTTTTTTGCTTTCTTAGTAATTTTATTTTTTATTTTTACCGATACGCACTTCCACCTTGTTTCATAAACAGCAAAGCCCATTTTATAGGTTTTAGCAACTCCCCAAAAATCCAGACTATCTTTCATTTCTTTCAAACTGTGATTATAAACAGGTCCACTTCCAGTGGCTATAACTAAACCTTGTTTATGAAACATATTCTTTTCGGGACGATGGACAATCCACATATTAGCAAAATGATCCAGAAAAACTTTCATTTGGCCTGTTACATGATATGAGTACACTGGCGAAGTCAAAATGATTAAATCTGTTGATAATAATTTTTGACGAATTGGATTAGTATAATTGCTATGTGTGCATGTACCTTTTTCTTCACTGAAACATCTTAAACAAGATATACAAAACTCTGGCAAATCTCTAGGAAGAAAAATCTCAGTTACATTTGCGTCTTCTATCTGTTTTATTACTTCCTGGGCGATATTATATGTACAGCCTTTTCTCTCAGTCCCATATATTAACATTCATTATCAGTCACCTCATTTTGAGATTATTTAGTTAAAAATATAGTTTTCTTCACTGCATTTTAGTACAGCTGAAAAAGAAGAATTCATCATCTAGTATCTTATCAATTTCAAACCTGTACTCAGTACAAAGTGTTTTTAATGTCCTATCTTTTGGTATAGCATCTCTACCTAGTGAAAGTTAAACTATTTCAAAAATGTATTTGGATATTTTATTAAAATCATCAATTTTATCATTTTCTAAAAAAGCTATTAATATAGATTGGTCCAATACTGATATAACAAATTGACTTGTACTGTCTTTGCTTAACAACAGCTTGTTAACCATGGAAAATATTCTCACATCCAGCCAATCATCATTAAATTCTAAGTTCCATTTATATGTTTCTTCTCCTAAATTAAACGCAATCCATGCTTCGCTTTTATCCATATCTATATAGTCATGTATTTTAGATAATGGCAGGTTATCATGAGCTAAACAAGCTATTTTTTCCATGACTCTTACATAATCCCCTGTATCTTCAATACACTCTGTATCTAAATACCATATATTTTTTGATATGGGTTTCCCACAATCTTTTGAAGTTTCAACTTCACAACCTAATGCTATTAACAAAGAACCATACGGATCTTCTTCATATTCTTCCTTATCAAAAACATTAAAGAGGTGATTACTGTCAATATCTGGATTAATTCTTATTCCAACTTCCTCTAATTTTTCTAACTGTGTTTTCAATGGTATAATCTCTTGTTTCTTATGTTTCTTAGCGTATTTCTTAGATAAAAACTTAAACATACATACATCTCCTAAAAATTGTATTCTATCAGCTAACAGCTTATGTATATTTATATGTAATTTACTTACTAATTAAACACTGTAAAACTAATATATTTAAGCTTACTATTTTTATAACTTAATAATTCTCTTCAAAAAAACGATAAATTTTATCATCTAACATACCATCTTTATTTTCAATATCATATACAAAATCAATATTAGCTGACGTATATACTCTTTGCCTATCATTTTCAATTATAAAATTAACAACTAAAGTTTCCTTTTCATTTTGATTATACAATATAAGACTGAAACATATGGGTTTTGAGTCTTTCATATGTTGCACACAACTTGTACCAAACAAACTTCTTTTGCATTTATAATCTTTTAAAATTCTCTCTAATTCTTCTAATTTACTTAGTTCTTTAATGTTATACTGATTTTGTTCTATAGGATAAATCTTATGTAGATTCATGCTGTAAATACTATAATCATCATTAGGTAATACTTCTCTTGGTAAGTAGAAAATACTTATAATTATAGCTGTTACTATGATTAAACCAGAATATAAAAATATCTTTTTCCTACTATAATATTCATTATGTTTTCCTTGTTTTTTATGCTTATAATAAATACCTTTAATAATATACCTTACAAGGATAATAATAAAAATAATATTTATTATAATTAACAATCCTAAAATTATTCTTAGACTATCAACTAATAATTCATTAACCCATATTGGTGCATTTCTAATCATCTTCATACTCCCATTTTATTCTTTCATTGAAATGACTATATTAATGCTATATAACTATTGTTTCAACATCACTCCATTTACATCTGCAAAACATTTCATATAAAAGCTTTCGTCTTCAGAAGGTACTCTATTATATTTATCTGAAAATCTTTTTATTGCTTCTTCGTTAGATAAATCTTCTCCTACTATTTCTCCTGCTGTTTTTAGTTGCTTTAATAAATCTGTTATACCCTCTTTATCAAATATATTCTCATGAGATACAATATAATGATCTGCATCACAATCAAGAATTTCATCTATCATTGGAAATAGTTTTTCTTTTGTATAACCATATACACCTTTGTACATGCCACCATAAATACAATCTCCCAAAAACAAAACTTTTTCTTCAGGAATATATATCATAGATGCATCGTTAGTGTGGTCACCCCCGATTGATTTGATTATACATGTTAATCCTCCTAGATCTATTTTAATACTATTCTCATATGTAATATCTAACTCACCTATTTCAAAATTATATCTATCAGTAATTTCTTTTTTAATGCACTCAATTGTAAAATCAGAAAATCTACCTTCATTAACATGTTCTACTAAAGATACATCGTCCCACTTCAATTTTTTTATTTCTTCTAATTTCTCAATTGTATTATGATTAGCTATAGTCACTAATCCCATCTCTTTTATTCCAAATATATGATCCCAATGATAATGTGTAATAGCTAAATACTTCAATGGTGGAATATCTAGTGCATCTAGCTCAGTTAAAAATTCTTTTGCATGTTTTGGAGAGTTACCTGAGTCAACTACCAAACTATACTTATTCCCACAGATAACTCCTAGAGAAGGTCTATCTGTGTCCTCTTTATGTGGCATATAATAAATTCTATCTGTTAATTTCTTAATCATATTTATAGCTTCCTTTCTCTTAAAAAGTATTAAAATAACTATTTAATCACCTAATTTAATAGTAATTAAAATCTGCGATACTCTATCATTTCCACTTATTATAAAAAAACATATCCTCTCTACTTTCTTTACTTTTAGGCGTTGTCTTTTCATCTGGATATCCAATAGGTACTAAAAGTTGACATGTTATATGCTCTGGTAATCCTAATATTTTATTAATCTTCTCTATATCAATAAAATCTACTAGACACCCACGTAAGTCATGGGAAACAGCAGTAAGAATCATATGCTGAGCAGCTATGTAAACTGGTGTACTCTGTACTAAGGTTTTACAGGCTTTACGATTATTATGTTCTCTTAAAAAATCAACTATCTCTTTACTATATCTAAGTTTATTCCCAATAACACCATAATCGTCATCTTTTTGTTCACCAATATCCCAACTAATATCACAACAGCAAACAAAGATAACCGGTGCTTCTGCAACCCACTCAGCGAATAACGTTGCATTTGCAATTTCATTCTTTACTTTGTCATCTGTAATTACTCCAATATAATAATTACAAGTATCTGTCTCAGGTGCAAGTCTTGCACTTTCTAAAATGTCGTTAATAATACTATCCCTTATTTCAATATCTTGAAACTTTCTAGCCGACCTTCTTTTTCTCATAACCTCTCTTAATTCCATATAATCCTCCCTTATATTTTTTTATTTATAATGCTATATGTCTAGACTTTTCTTCTGTTTTTCTGTCAATGGAATACCTAATTGAATTTGCTTTCTTATGTTTTTATCTAAGGATTTTCCTCTTACAAGTCTTTTATCACATATATTTGTTCCCTCTACAATGTATTTGGCAGTTTCTTTTCTCTGGTTAAGAGACATTCTGCTACACCAAAATTCATATTGGGATTTATTAAGTTTTTTACTGGCAATCTCAATATATTTGATATCCTCTGTTTTCTTGCCTTTTTTGATATCTCTGATTTCTTTATCTGTGAATGGTAAG
The window above is part of the Vallitalea guaymasensis genome. Proteins encoded here:
- a CDS encoding IclR family transcriptional regulator: MQKSTLQTVDRALTILEILSQEVNGLTAKEIENKIELNKSTIHRLLMTLLNKGFIEKNEQTNRYIIGLKMVELSSIRLNNIELKTEALPYLREMSYKLNQPVQLATYLDGDAVFIEKIEPIHSIRMYSQIGKRIPIYCSSVGKALLLQWSNEKILKLLEDTEFTSFTPTTLLDPEKVIKEIEQARVEGFAIDNEEHEVGIYCIASPIYDYRGEIIAAVSTAGTNKEFLENKDAEIIRVVKNTAEKISKRMGYRAK
- the kduI gene encoding 5-dehydro-4-deoxy-D-glucuronate isomerase, giving the protein MEIRQPSNSRDAKHYTTDRLREEFLIEELFVTGKIKRVYSHIDRIITMGICPGDKAITLDENLDVWKNLGTNSFLERRELGVINIGGKGQITVDGEVYKLNERDGLYVGMGAKEVLFTSDDPKNPAKFYSLSAPAHKTYKNVHIDITNAKQVNLGSDESCNKRTIYQYIHPEVMESCQLSMGLTKMAPGNVWNTMPAHTHERRMEVYVYFDIPEDSVVFHYMGEPTETRHIVMKNEQAVISPSWSIHSGCGTSAYTFIWGMVGENKAFDDMDHLKITDLK
- a CDS encoding flavodoxin family protein; translation: MLIYGTERKGCTYNIAQEVIKQIEDANVTEIFLPRDLPEFCISCLRCFSEEKGTCTHSNYTNPIRQKLLSTDLIILTSPVYSYHVTGQMKVFLDHFANMWIVHRPEKNMFHKQGLVIATGSGPVYNHSLKEMKDSLDFWGVAKTYKMGFAVYETRWKCVSVKIKNKITKKAKKVAKKIQKNNGKVKPCFRVRKWFFVSKMMQKYIGSNPPDVEYWREQGWLGRERPWR
- a CDS encoding MBL fold metallo-hydrolase: MIKKLTDRIYYMPHKEDTDRPSLGVICGNKYSLVVDSGNSPKHAKEFLTELDALDIPPLKYLAITHYHWDHIFGIKEMGLVTIANHNTIEKLEEIKKLKWDDVSLVEHVNEGRFSDFTIECIKKEITDRYNFEIGELDITYENSIKIDLGGLTCIIKSIGGDHTNDASMIYIPEEKVLFLGDCIYGGMYKGVYGYTKEKLFPMIDEILDCDADHYIVSHENIFDKEGITDLLKQLKTAGEIVGEDLSNEEAIKRFSDKYNRVPSEDESFYMKCFADVNGVMLKQ
- the kduD gene encoding 2-dehydro-3-deoxy-D-gluconate 5-dehydrogenase KduD, which encodes MANKFTLEGKVAIVTGCSTGLGQGMTLGLAEAGADIVGVDYVDAPETQEKVEALGRKYLGIKANLLTTEPIQGIVDQTVEKFGRVDILINNAGIIRREDSINFTEKDWDDVMNINVKTVFFFSQAVAKQFMKQKSGGKIINIASMLSFQGGIRVPSYTASKSGVMGITRLLANEWAKENININAIAPGYMDTNNTAALKADPVRSKAILDRIPANRWGLPSDLAGPVVFLASEAGSYVNGYTLAVDGGWLAR
- a CDS encoding NADP-dependent glyceraldehyde-3-phosphate dehydrogenase, yielding MFEDIKDNNIYKNLYDGQWVSSASNNFITINSPINEEEVGKIQAMTGEEVDKVVSKAQSSFGVWADKPVSERADIIHKSAAILEENSEEIANILTKEIAKDIKSARSEVIRTVDFIRFTADEGKRIQGETLQGDGFHGFSKDKLAFVTRESVGVVLAISPFNYPVNLSASKIAPALMAGNSVVFKPPTQGSISALYLAKVFQAAGLPNGVLNTITGKGSEIGDYIIKHKEIDLINFTGSSEVGRHISEVTSMVPSIMELGGKDAAIVLKDADLEHAANNIVKGAFSYSGQRCTALKRVLVLESIADRLVDLITEYVSKLKVGNPFDDVTITPLINNKAADFVQGLIDDAIDKGATLKIGNKREGNLLYPTVFDNVTTDMRIAWEEPFGPVLPIIRVKNIDEAVDIANASEYGLQSSIFTNDIDDAFHIARLLEVGTVQINNKTERGPDHFPFLGVKSSGMGTQGIRYSIEAMSRPKAIVVNLRERSDKVGQVK
- a CDS encoding serine hydrolase domain-containing protein; protein product: MENTTILKDLDELIEKDDFSGVVSIKKQGKIIYEKASGYADRGNRIKNNIETKFGIASGTKLFTALAIGKLIDQGKISMETKVCDIIDYNFELYSKDITIRQLLTHTSGMPDYYDEDKIDDFDNFYVDIPWYHLKEPKDYFPIFPKEEMKFLPGKSFAYCNGGFVLLAAIVSEVSKMTYKDFVEQEIFTAVGMTNSGFYAMNRLPENTAIGYVKDDMGWRTNIYNLPIVGGGDGGAFTTIGDLYILWEALLSNKILSKDLVDSYIKPYVKAESEGKDTYYGHGIWVYEEKGKPVEEYIVGCDAGISFKSAIIREKEITYTVISNTGNGAWPILREIINLVYNKGL
- a CDS encoding P-loop NTPase family protein, with the protein product MRTKLILVEGLPSSGKSTIAEITDEILNEIGIERKLYKEGNLDHPADYDGVACFNHKEYNELVAKYNKYSQLIQKDLIQKGNDYFLPYAKLLNDTSYPSELINDITKYDIYELSLDRHIDLILKKWEHFVHSVIHDKFTYIFECCFMQNPITVSMLRDNSPKEKTINYIKRLTKIIEPLNPILLYVNQMYIEKSFKKVLNERPESWLKGFIDYYTKRGFGKENEMNGIEGTIEVLRARKKLELEIFYLLEMDKWIIDNSSYDFNNTKDELMNIITKHYNK
- a CDS encoding nitroreductase family protein, which codes for MELREVMRKRRSARKFQDIEIRDSIINDILESARLAPETDTCNYYIGVITDDKVKNEIANATLFAEWVAEAPVIFVCCCDISWDIGEQKDDDYGVIGNKLRYSKEIVDFLREHNNRKACKTLVQSTPVYIAAQHMILTAVSHDLRGCLVDFIDIEKINKILGLPEHITCQLLVPIGYPDEKTTPKSKESREDMFFYNKWK
- a CDS encoding DUF4177 domain-containing protein: MEGMIIMYDYKFIRIDISKWNNNPKEDYREIIRREARDGWELVQIFAPSLAAAGFSKYFEIILKREM